One window of Botrimarina mediterranea genomic DNA carries:
- a CDS encoding polyprenyl synthetase family protein: protein MDSSTTTSVNTAATRPPSAVVADLFGPILPALRRVEDRLQSELTSSDPLVDEVVRHGYRLGGKRLRPALVLLVGNAVGELTSAHELLGVVVEMIHTATLVHDDVLDEAQLRRHVDTVNARWGNEKSVLLGDFLFSQAFYLAATVDRDAATACQLIGRTTNRVCHGELRQTLAEGDLGLSQADYFDIIDGKTAELCACCCRLGAVYAGASSEVADAMESYGRNLGMAFQIADDLLDLTGDEATTGKTTGADLAKQKMTLPLIYTRDSLVNGPRLALEEWLKDPSSKSRAEVAKLVEAVGGFAFAQKTAIEYANRAVADLAVLEESELKHSLATLAFFASRRDA from the coding sequence ATGGACTCCTCGACAACGACCTCAGTGAATACCGCCGCAACGCGACCGCCCTCCGCCGTGGTTGCCGACCTTTTCGGCCCCATTCTGCCGGCTTTGCGGCGTGTGGAAGACCGGCTCCAATCCGAGCTCACCAGCAGCGACCCGCTGGTCGACGAGGTCGTCCGGCACGGCTACCGCCTCGGTGGCAAGCGGCTGCGGCCTGCGCTGGTGCTGCTGGTGGGAAATGCCGTCGGCGAATTGACAAGTGCGCACGAGTTGCTCGGCGTGGTGGTCGAGATGATCCACACCGCGACGCTCGTCCACGACGACGTGCTCGACGAGGCCCAGCTCCGCCGCCACGTCGATACGGTCAATGCTCGCTGGGGGAACGAGAAGAGCGTTCTCTTGGGCGACTTCCTCTTCTCGCAAGCCTTCTACTTGGCGGCGACCGTCGATCGCGACGCGGCGACGGCGTGCCAGCTCATCGGCCGCACGACCAACCGCGTCTGCCATGGCGAACTGCGGCAGACGCTCGCCGAGGGCGACCTCGGGCTCTCGCAAGCCGACTACTTCGACATCATCGACGGCAAGACCGCCGAGCTGTGCGCGTGCTGCTGCCGACTCGGCGCGGTGTACGCGGGCGCTTCGAGCGAAGTCGCCGACGCGATGGAGTCCTACGGCCGCAACCTCGGCATGGCGTTCCAAATCGCCGACGACCTCTTGGACCTCACCGGCGACGAAGCAACGACCGGCAAGACGACCGGCGCCGACCTCGCCAAACAAAAGATGACGCTGCCGCTGATCTACACCCGTGACAGCCTCGTGAACGGCCCACGCCTAGCGCTCGAAGAGTGGCTCAAAGACCCGTCGTCCAAGTCTCGCGCCGAAGTCGCCAAGCTCGTCGAAGCGGTTGGCGGCTTTGCGTTCGCGCAAAAGACCGCGATTGAATACGCCAACCGCGCGGTCGCCGATCTAGCGGTGCTCGAAGAGAGCGAGCTTAAGCACTCGCTCGCTACGCTTGCGTTTTTTGCGAGTCGTAGGGACGCGTAA
- a CDS encoding serine/threonine-protein kinase — translation MASLKEVGDRVGPYQLVGVLGVGGAGQVFRAVFDPNEEERADAPADHPREVALKLLLPSAAANEGVFRRFVREIGVARQIAHPHILRFVDSGLAGDLLYYAMEIAPYGSLREVIQKRHRLPWRDAAESATHVADGLSELHDNGVVHRDLKPENVFLTEDGALKLGDFGLVRRDDGAELTTAGQTVGSVRYMAPEQVRGRSDIDGRCDLYALGCLLFELLTGRPPFPSMEPMVVFQQHVEVAPPKVRTLAPDTPKSLEELLDNLLAKEKDDRPANAHVVRDALTAIVASERGEVESLEDLLDGTAAEIEPLPIDEDDEEGSLTGSGGLSGCELTDEIESDDDDDDFDEKPTKPQGLSQRLAASSTKPKQGCMGLLLVIATVAAVGTAAVAAGL, via the coding sequence ATGGCGTCACTCAAAGAGGTTGGGGACCGGGTCGGTCCGTATCAACTCGTCGGCGTCTTGGGCGTCGGGGGGGCAGGCCAGGTCTTTCGGGCCGTCTTCGACCCTAACGAAGAAGAACGCGCCGACGCCCCCGCGGACCATCCGCGCGAAGTCGCGCTGAAGCTGCTGTTGCCCAGCGCCGCAGCCAACGAGGGCGTCTTCCGACGCTTCGTGCGTGAGATCGGCGTCGCCCGGCAGATCGCCCATCCGCACATCCTGCGCTTCGTCGATTCGGGGTTGGCGGGCGACCTGTTGTACTACGCGATGGAGATTGCCCCGTACGGGTCGCTCCGTGAAGTGATCCAGAAGCGACACCGCCTGCCTTGGCGTGACGCGGCCGAGAGCGCAACGCACGTAGCCGATGGGCTATCGGAATTGCATGACAACGGCGTCGTGCACCGCGACCTCAAGCCCGAGAACGTCTTTCTGACCGAGGATGGGGCGTTGAAGCTTGGCGACTTCGGCTTGGTGCGGCGTGACGATGGCGCCGAGCTGACGACCGCGGGACAGACCGTGGGCTCGGTCCGCTACATGGCGCCCGAGCAAGTCCGCGGCCGCTCTGACATCGACGGGAGGTGCGACCTCTACGCGCTGGGATGCCTGCTGTTCGAGCTGCTCACAGGCAGGCCGCCGTTCCCGTCGATGGAGCCGATGGTCGTGTTCCAGCAGCATGTAGAGGTGGCGCCTCCGAAAGTGCGGACCCTCGCGCCCGATACGCCGAAGTCGCTTGAGGAGTTGCTCGACAACCTGCTGGCGAAGGAAAAGGACGACCGTCCCGCGAACGCCCACGTCGTACGCGACGCACTGACGGCGATTGTGGCCTCGGAGCGGGGCGAGGTCGAATCGCTCGAAGACCTGCTCGATGGAACGGCCGCCGAGATCGAGCCCTTGCCGATTGACGAGGACGACGAGGAGGGCTCGCTCACCGGCAGCGGAGGCCTCTCGGGGTGCGAACTCACCGACGAGATCGAATCCGACGATGACGATGACGATTTTGATGAGAAGCCGACAAAACCACAGGGCTTGTCGCAACGACTCGCAGCGTCCTCGACGAAGCCCAAGCAAGGCTGCATGGGCCTGCTGCTGGTGATCGCCACAGTCGCGGCTGTTGGTACAGCGGCTGTGGCTGCGGGGCTTTAA
- a CDS encoding PadR family transcriptional regulator, giving the protein MATNSDNSLPQGSLDLLVLQSLAGGKRHGYQVAKHIQSTSGDVLRVEEGSLYPALHRMERRGWIASEWGLSESNRRAKYYGLTRTGRAQLKVEVASWRAMAEAIGKVIDAGAVTPRLGLSLS; this is encoded by the coding sequence ATGGCGACCAATTCTGATAACTCACTTCCGCAAGGAAGCCTCGATCTACTCGTCCTTCAGTCCCTCGCCGGCGGCAAACGGCACGGCTATCAAGTCGCGAAGCACATCCAGTCCACCAGCGGCGACGTGCTGCGCGTCGAAGAGGGGTCGCTCTACCCCGCCCTGCACCGCATGGAACGCCGCGGCTGGATCGCCAGCGAGTGGGGCCTCAGCGAATCCAACCGCCGCGCCAAGTACTACGGCCTCACCCGCACGGGCCGCGCGCAACTGAAGGTCGAAGTCGCCAGTTGGCGCGCGATGGCCGAGGCGATCGGCAAAGTCATCGACGCCGGCGCCGTCACCCCGCGTCTAGGTCTGTCCCTCAGCTAA
- the miaA gene encoding tRNA (adenosine(37)-N6)-dimethylallyltransferase MiaA: MSFDFATTCWFITGATASGKTAVGLEVSDRLAAAGGGAEILSLDSMAVYRGMDIGTAKPGAAEQAHTPHHLIDLRDPDEEFSVADYRDAAEAVARDVLARGKTPVFIGGTPMYLKCLLRGLFEGPGADWSLRHDLEAELLQFGVEAVHERLQLVDPVAASNIHRNDARRIVRALEVFRTTGQPISHQQLEFDDARPASECKVFVLRRDRTDQHARIAARVDEMMAEGLVEEVRGLTSDGKTLGRSAAQAVGYREVLEHLAGEFDLPSTVERIQSRTRRFAKRQGTWFRSLSECRFIDVAADETAGTIADRIVAVAG, from the coding sequence ATGAGCTTTGATTTCGCCACGACCTGTTGGTTCATCACCGGGGCCACCGCTTCGGGCAAGACCGCCGTGGGGCTGGAAGTATCCGACCGGTTGGCGGCCGCTGGCGGTGGGGCGGAAATCCTCTCGCTCGACTCGATGGCCGTCTACCGCGGCATGGACATCGGCACGGCCAAGCCCGGCGCCGCTGAGCAGGCCCACACGCCGCACCACCTGATCGACCTCCGCGACCCCGACGAAGAGTTCAGCGTCGCCGACTACCGCGACGCGGCCGAAGCCGTGGCCCGCGACGTGCTCGCCCGCGGCAAGACACCCGTCTTCATCGGCGGCACCCCGATGTATTTGAAGTGCCTGCTGCGTGGCCTCTTCGAAGGCCCCGGCGCCGACTGGAGCTTGCGGCACGACCTCGAAGCCGAGCTGTTGCAGTTTGGCGTCGAGGCGGTGCACGAACGTCTTCAACTCGTCGACCCCGTCGCCGCGTCGAACATCCACCGCAACGACGCCCGACGCATCGTCCGCGCGCTGGAAGTTTTTCGCACGACGGGCCAGCCGATCAGCCATCAGCAGCTCGAGTTCGACGACGCCCGCCCCGCGTCGGAGTGCAAGGTCTTCGTCCTGCGGCGTGACCGCACCGATCAACACGCCCGCATCGCGGCCCGTGTCGATGAGATGATGGCCGAAGGTCTCGTCGAAGAGGTCCGTGGCCTCACGTCAGACGGCAAGACCCTCGGCCGCAGCGCCGCGCAAGCTGTTGGCTACCGCGAAGTGCTCGAACATCTAGCGGGCGAGTTCGATCTGCCGTCCACCGTCGAGCGCATTCAATCCCGCACGCGGCGGTTCGCTAAACGCCAAGGGACCTGGTTCCGCAGCCTCAGCGAGTGCCGCTTCATCGACGTCGCAGCCGACGAGACGGCCGGGACGATCGCGGACCGCATCGTAGCCGTAGCGGGATAA
- a CDS encoding permease prefix domain 1-containing protein, translating into MPALPYWLFPGDDRPTDQIDDEIAEELQLHLDLLAEDQERRGLSPEQAKQKAAERFGDFNQLLRRCRREKQGDVPMLKRVQAMLIGLLLLGVVAIGWNQIAMSASVTANQKDIADALASVQRQLEQIVPRAANAGSWVDDSNSVYVAGQDGKPLLAEKSFGLQLAKTSDGLHRQLVAIDPDNPNAAVVVWTPPENPDPQKIKSEARADAKAKRYDIALAKHVWYHENVESIQPSQSAVRLSFALSEWYDLGLEYPPALEVLRSIRDNLEKQVLRGEDIGRRFHDFAAINRVLDESSKTTKAFAALDSQSPKAAKSAFHFAKLDLLANEAYELYAKHVDNMRGYELISQTVDAIQRRSYESPQEGEDPLSQDLLEHFHSEAANIVAVLTMTDRKEEAAKVAELFMLKLDDEQFHKEIDAALEGTLPAK; encoded by the coding sequence ATGCCCGCCCTCCCCTACTGGCTTTTCCCCGGTGACGACCGGCCGACGGACCAGATCGACGACGAGATCGCCGAGGAGTTGCAGTTGCACCTTGACCTGTTGGCCGAAGATCAAGAGCGCCGTGGCCTCTCGCCGGAGCAAGCGAAGCAAAAAGCCGCCGAACGCTTCGGCGACTTCAACCAACTCCTACGGCGCTGCCGCCGTGAAAAGCAAGGAGATGTCCCGATGCTGAAGCGCGTTCAGGCGATGTTAATTGGGCTCTTACTACTTGGTGTTGTTGCGATCGGCTGGAACCAGATCGCCATGTCGGCGTCCGTAACCGCCAATCAGAAAGACATTGCCGATGCTCTTGCAAGTGTGCAGCGGCAGCTAGAACAGATCGTTCCTAGAGCCGCCAATGCAGGCAGTTGGGTGGACGACTCGAACTCCGTCTACGTTGCTGGTCAGGATGGCAAGCCTCTGCTTGCAGAGAAGTCTTTTGGGCTTCAACTTGCAAAGACATCTGACGGGCTGCATCGACAACTTGTTGCAATCGATCCAGACAATCCGAATGCTGCAGTTGTTGTTTGGACGCCTCCTGAGAATCCCGATCCACAGAAAATAAAAAGCGAGGCGAGAGCGGATGCCAAGGCGAAGCGGTACGACATCGCCTTGGCGAAGCATGTGTGGTACCACGAGAACGTTGAGAGTATTCAGCCAAGCCAGAGCGCCGTTCGATTGTCTTTCGCTCTCTCGGAATGGTACGACCTTGGACTCGAATACCCGCCAGCACTCGAAGTGCTCCGATCGATACGTGACAACCTTGAAAAGCAAGTTCTACGGGGAGAAGACATCGGAAGGCGCTTTCATGATTTCGCGGCGATCAACCGGGTGCTTGATGAGAGCTCCAAAACCACCAAGGCATTCGCCGCCCTCGATAGTCAGTCGCCAAAAGCGGCCAAAAGTGCCTTCCACTTTGCCAAACTCGATTTACTTGCAAACGAGGCGTACGAACTTTACGCAAAGCATGTCGATAACATGCGAGGCTACGAATTGATCTCGCAGACAGTTGATGCAATTCAACGCAGATCATATGAGTCACCGCAGGAGGGCGAGGACCCTCTCTCACAAGACCTTCTTGAACACTTCCATTCAGAGGCTGCGAATATTGTGGCTGTACTGACAATGACTGACCGCAAAGAAGAAGCGGCAAAGGTCGCCGAGCTGTTTATGCTGAAGCTGGACGACGAGCAGTTTCACAAGGAAATAGACGCCGCGCTCGAAGGAACACTACCCGCAAAATAG
- the hisG gene encoding ATP phosphoribosyltransferase → MSNEPLRIGVPSKGRLSELAAELLADAGLKYRRQDRDLFARVKAGGGLDGPIDVTFLRTDDIPVLCAEGAIDIGVTGSDLVEEAGVNKAVADRPAVVTRMPLSMGGCRLAVCVPDASPVVTPKDLAGDRIATSFPHVTRAYLNSHGVSCHIVELTGSVEVMIALGVADAIVDLVETGSTLAANKLRILDTIGSYETVLIQNPATKHGALCDQIARRIEGVIIARGYSLLEYNVPEESLAEAEKITPGFSSPTVNRLEEQGWCAVRAMVKRGEVIGVMERLEKLGARAILETAIKNCRL, encoded by the coding sequence ATGAGTAATGAACCGCTTCGTATCGGCGTCCCTAGCAAGGGCCGACTGTCGGAACTCGCCGCTGAGCTGCTTGCGGACGCGGGGCTCAAGTACCGGCGGCAGGACCGTGACCTCTTCGCGCGCGTGAAGGCCGGAGGGGGGCTCGACGGTCCGATCGATGTCACATTTTTGCGAACGGACGACATCCCCGTGCTCTGCGCCGAGGGCGCGATCGATATCGGCGTCACGGGGAGCGACCTTGTCGAAGAAGCCGGCGTCAACAAGGCGGTCGCCGATCGCCCCGCGGTGGTGACGCGGATGCCGCTGTCGATGGGCGGGTGCCGGCTAGCGGTCTGTGTGCCGGACGCGAGCCCTGTGGTCACACCGAAGGACCTCGCCGGCGACCGCATCGCGACGAGCTTCCCGCACGTCACCAGGGCCTACTTGAATTCGCACGGAGTGTCGTGCCACATCGTCGAGCTCACCGGTTCGGTCGAGGTGATGATCGCGTTGGGGGTGGCGGACGCAATTGTCGATCTGGTGGAGACCGGCAGCACACTGGCGGCGAACAAGCTGCGGATCCTCGATACGATCGGCAGCTACGAGACGGTGCTGATCCAGAACCCGGCCACCAAGCACGGCGCCCTCTGCGACCAGATCGCTCGCCGTATCGAGGGGGTGATTATCGCCCGCGGCTACTCGCTGCTGGAGTACAACGTCCCTGAAGAGAGCCTCGCCGAGGCGGAAAAGATCACCCCGGGCTTCAGCTCGCCGACCGTCAACCGCCTGGAAGAGCAGGGCTGGTGCGCGGTGCGGGCAATGGTCAAGCGCGGCGAAGTGATCGGCGTGATGGAGCGTCTGGAGAAGCTCGGCGCCCGGGCGATCCTCGAAACGGCGATCAAGAATTGCCGCCTCTAG
- the hisE gene encoding phosphoribosyl-ATP diphosphatase: MDQPTRPIDALEETVRQRAADSDASKSYTAKLLAGGVEKIGPKVTEEAGEVVEAAAEPGDEGRAHFVYEVGDLLYHTLVLCRWRGVDLSEVEAELARRFGTSGIAEKESRPKTS, translated from the coding sequence GTGGACCAGCCGACGCGACCGATCGACGCCCTGGAAGAGACGGTCCGCCAGCGCGCCGCCGATTCGGACGCCAGCAAGTCGTACACGGCCAAGTTGCTCGCGGGTGGCGTCGAGAAGATCGGCCCGAAGGTGACCGAGGAGGCCGGCGAGGTCGTCGAAGCCGCCGCCGAGCCGGGCGACGAGGGCCGAGCCCACTTCGTCTACGAGGTCGGCGACCTGCTGTACCACACGCTGGTGCTGTGCCGCTGGCGCGGCGTGGACCTGTCGGAGGTGGAAGCCGAACTAGCCCGCCGCTTCGGCACGTCGGGCATCGCCGAGAAAGAAAGCCGTCCTAAGACAAGTTGA